A segment of the Salvelinus sp. IW2-2015 linkage group LG23, ASM291031v2, whole genome shotgun sequence genome:
aaaaaaaaaaaaacataactaaAATTTTCCATTGAAAGTTTTTCTWTTTTTTTTATCCCATAGAGTGCTGCAGTATACGGGTATATTGGTGATAGATTGTCAGAGATGMGACGTGACAGGCACAGAATGAGTTCAGCTGTAAAGCGTGAGCAAttgatgaggaggatgagagagggaagggagtagAACAGGTGGCGAAGGGAGGCATACCCGAACAAATATGAGTGTGCTGGAGTCCCCCACCCTGTATTTGCCCTCAGACACTTTGAACATGGGAAACTGTGTGGGGCAGGTGCAGCGGCTTATGAGGTACTGGACCTGAGAAAcaaaaacacaggtgaaatccaAGAGCCAACACttgaacatgtacagttgaagtcggaagtttacatacacttaggttggagtcattaaaactcattttacaaccactccacaaatttcttgataacaaactatagttttggcaagttggttaggacatctactttgtgcatgacacgtaatttttccaacaattgtttacagaccgattatttcactgtatcacaattccagtgggtcagaagtttacatacactaagttgactgtgcctttaaacagcttggaaaattccagaaaatgatgtcatggctttagaagcttctgataggctaattgacataatttgagtcaattggaggtgtacctgtggatgtatttcaaggcctaccttcaaactcaatgcctctttgcttgacatcatgggaaaatcaaaagaaatcagccaatacctcaaaAAAAGATGTGTAGTCCTCCACaaggctggttcatccttgggagcaatttccaaacgcctgaaggtaccacgttcatctgtacaaacaatagtacgcaagtataaacaccatgggaccacgcagccgttataccgctcaggaaggagacgcgttctgtctcctagagatgaacgtactttggtgcgaaaagtgcaaatcaatcaaagaacagcaaaggaccttgtgaagatgctggaggaaacaggtacaaaagtatctatatccacagtaaaacgagtcctatttcgacataacctgaaaggccgttcagcaaggaagatgccactgctccaaaacctccataagaaggccagactacggtttgcaactgcacattgggacaaagattgtactttttggagaaatgtcctctggtctgatgaaacaaaaatagaactgtttggccataatgaccatcgttatgtttggaggaaaaagggggaggcttgcaagccgaagaacaccattccaatcatgaaacacgggggtggcagcatcatgttgtgggggtgctttgctgcaggagggactggtgcacttcacaaaatagatggtatcatgaggcaggaaaattatggtggatatattgaagcaacatctcaagacatcagtcaggaagttgaagcttggtcgcaaatgggtcttccaaatggacaatgtcccAAGCAcacttcccaaagttgtggcaaaatggcttaagaacaaagtcaaggtattggagtggccatcacaaagccctgacctcaatcctatagaaaatttgtgggtagactgaaaaagcgtgtgcgagcaaggaggcctacaaacctgactgttacaccagctctgttaggaggaatgggccaaaattcacccaacttattgtgggaagcttgtggaaggctacgcgaaacatttgacccaagttaaacaatttaaaggcaatgctaccaaatactaattgagtgtatgtaaacttctgacccactgggaatgtaatgaaataaataaaagctgaaataaatcattcgctgtactattattctgacatttcacattcttaaaataaagtggtgatcctaactgacctaagacagggaatctttactaggattaaatgtcaggaattgtgaaaaactgagtttaaatgtatttggctaaggtgtatgtaaatttccgacttcaactgtacgtaatCAAAAGTACTGCACATGATGTACTGTACGTTTTTATATGTTGTCTTTACTCTATAGCCAGGGTGACTAATAGTTCAAATCAAGTACAATTCAgtctcacacaaagacacactgTGTTATACAAAGGCAGCAATACTGTTTGTCTCCTTACACTATCCAGCTATTGCTTAAATATGCAATATATCAGTGACTGTATTGAACCCCAGACTTATACAAATCAGACACATCCCGGCAGTCAAGGCACCCGCCAAGACATTTCCCCTGCTTGTCCTACAACTCACATCTTTGTAGCAACAAAAACAAGCCTTTATCCCTCGACACAGGGTTTTATAAGTGAGTTACGACAGCAGAAGGTGGTGGTCCATCCATTGCCAAGACAGTTTTCCCTTTGGCTTAGTTAAGGTCAAATTGAAAAGAGAAGATTCAAGTCAATCCTGTAGCCTATTTTGACATGTACAGCAATGTCCATGGTCTGTTAATCTTTTCCACAAAAATTATATGGTCTAATTAATTTCCTCAGATAACTTCATTAAAATGGAAATAACCTCTATAGCCCAAACTACCATTATTAGGTTTATCCAACAAGTCTAATATAATTCAGTGTATAAAACCTCATGAGTACTAGTCCTTTCCCCATAGAGGGACCCAGATCAGTAGTTAAACCAGACTGGCCACATTGCCGACAGATCTGATCACTGGTTACGTTGGATGATTTGAGCATTAGTTACAGTAGACTTGCTCATTGTAGAGTTCACTTGTAATAGTGGTAGATTTGTAATAACTGGTCACTTAAAATAGATTTGATCGCTGATTACAATTACAGATAATATTAGTGACTGTGGGAGATATGTGAACATGTTGGAATAGTGGATTTGATCACTGATTATAGTGGAAGATTTGTTCATTGGTTCCAATTTGTGAACTGGTTCCAGCGGTGCAGTCTCACCATCTCATCCAGGTTTTGAGTGTTGGAGGTGCGCCGCTGGGGTTTGGCTAGTGGCGGGGTCTCTTCCAGGGGCAGCTCCAGctcctctctgatctcctccTCGATCTCTTGCTCCAACTGTATCAGCACGGGGGCGGCCATGCCGAAACGAGAGGCCCGCCGGGCTACTTCCAGCAGACACAGCACAAAGTTCTTCTCATTCTTCCGCAGCACTAGGTCGTCTGTCTCAAACATGAGCACATCTGGAGAAGGAGTGAGAAGGATTGAGTGAGACGTCTGAGGATCGAGATGTTAACGCAATATGAAGGAGCAGCATCATGTGACCAACACGACCAGGAAAACTGGTCTGGGCGCTGAGTTTTCTGTTTCCAGATGAATGTTCTATCCAGGGATGTGATCATTAGAAAAGTACAGATCTAAAAAATTGAGGGAAAGGTTCATGAGGCCATGTCCCTATGAAGTATGGATTTAGAGCCTCACCTAGTGGTACATTTCCATATTGATTGCATTCCATCAAACACTGTTGAGCACTTGTCTAGCACACACTGTCCGTTGTAGGCTACTGAATGTGTGCATGCGTtcagaaatatttttttattttttgaatacAATAGGCATAGAAATAATATTGAGATGCTGGTCAGCCAGCCATTATTTCAAGAGACTCCATTCATGTCAGTTTGTCACACCTGTTTGCCACTTGACCTGTGGGGCAAGTGGGTGTGGATTTACGGCATATAAAGAATATTACATTCACAGCTGTGATACTCCTGAGTGACAACGGCAATGGTTTCACCTAGTTAAACTATAATTACGTTCAAGCCTTCCGTAGGATATATGCAAATGAAAAATTGTGGCCAGCAAAAGTTGTCAGTCAAAACATTAATTGCCATTATGCAGGAATATTGTCATACCTTTAATATTCATATGCTTTCGACACCAACTGATGAAATTTGAGATGTTGTCCCGGGCCAGGAAAGTTTCAGGTTGGGCCGAATTTACGAACGTTACACCGTTCGTTGGCAGCTGGACCTGTCGCACCATCCCGTACTTTTGAATGAACTCTCCCGCCACTCGTGTGACATTATTGGCGTGGGAACASAGGACAGCGCCAGTCTCGAGCGCCTCCACTATGTTGTTCACGTCAATATCAATATCGTACAAATCTCTCAACCATTCTGCCAAATCCTCCTTCATCGCATACAGGTACTCTTCGCTAGACTTGAAGGGCTTGATGCTTTGATTTGTGGCATGATGAATCCCAGTGAACATTGTGAGAAATATGAAATGAACACTTCAAGCAGAGAAGTCACGACATGAGGCAAAACTATCGTGAAAGTCGTATCGCAAATATAATATTGCCTCAGCCTGCACCTGGTTCCACTTGTTTCATGCGGTTTGAAcgcgtagctagctagtttagctaacgTTATAGTGATTTACAGTGTAAAACGCTCGACTATAAAGTTATTCATTTCAAAAGATGGTAATTAATAAAATGTTCGAAATAGTCCAAATCAAACTGAAATCTGTCTACACTTAAGTTTCTCTAGCTACCCAGGctgccagtttgttttgtggCTTCTGTGGTACTCTCCTTGGTTACAAGGTAACGAGCTCATTCCAAACATTCCCATTAACCATTTCACGACCAGTCTCCCCCAACAAGTTCAAAATTCCTTCCAAAACGTTTTGTTTAATGTTCTTAAGCGTTTGATTAATTATTTTGTAGCTGGACGCCACTTGTTTCACCTTTTATATAATCTTGTTAACCCAGAATTAAAGTTACacatatacattttaatttgaataatGCGGTGTAGTAACTCAATTACATTGTCAGACACTCAAGGTGATATGTTTGCACATTGGAATTCTTAGTGTACATTTCCACCCTCCCCCACCCCTTCACTATTCAAAcggtaaatgtaaatgtgtatagCTGTCtttatacctttaaaaaaaaaagccacaAGAATAGTTCTGGGTTGATGGGCAAAGACAAAATACTACTTTACAAATAATTCCATGCATAGTTACATGGAGCCTACTTTGACAATCTAGATTGCAAACAGGAGTCATTTGAACATCTATGTAAAAGCAACAAGTTTGAGAAATCCCTCAAACATACATTGATCCAGTGCAAGATGTAAGGTCAACTGTTTATTGATAGCGTTATTAACATTTCTGATCAGTTAACATTTCTGATAACAGCTATTTCGTCATCAGGCATGATGAAACTTGAATTTGAGAGACCTTGGTGCCATTTAAGTGACTGGACAATATAAATAACCACAGACTCAAACTTTGCTCACTTCATGTTAGCAACAAAATCCTCGCCCTTCTTGATGGAGCCCTTCAGCTCACTAATGGCATCAGCCACCAGATTCTCCTCAAAGGCTGACAGCTTGCCCAGGCCAAGGTTCTTCTCAATTCCGTGTTTCTAAAAGGGTACAAAAATATTCCTTCTGGTTATCACTTCAGATTGTCAAAGTAGTGTCATTCAAATAGGAACCTGAATTAAGTACAAGTACACCATTAATATCAACAATAAGCAGAAAGTGAAATTTCAGTCTCCAACTTAAAAACCTGTTTATAAGGTGGTGTAGGACTTACCCCgaggaggagaggtgtggagAAGTATTTGCATTCGGTCTCTTCTGACCTTACGTACGCACACTCTACAACGCCATCCTTTCCGTTCATGGCGTCCAGGACAGAGAAGGTGAACCTAGCCCCAGCGTAGGCCATGGACAGCGTAGCAGAGCCTGAACACACATAGGTTAGCCAGTTAGAGCTCATCAGAGTGGTTCAAACATGAGTTACGTTTAAAGGACAGTTTATATTGAGAATCAGCCAGTCCTTCGGGTAACACTGCCTACCTGCTCCAGCCTTGGCCTTCACAACCTCAGTGCCAGCATCCTGGATCCTAGCGGTCAGAGCAGACAGCTGGTCGGCTGGGAASTCCACTTTGGGTGTTGCCTACAGAGCAGCGTGTGCAAGGTGTATAGTTATTCACAGGAAAWGCCTTGTTCATGTTGAACCTTATACTATTCCTTTTCCAACTGAATTTTAAAATGACCATGAATTAGGAATTTCTTAAAGCCACAGACTAACAAATACTGAATCACTGTATGACAACTCATTCACTTTGATGTTACAAACACTAGAGGGAGCCATAATAAAGTGTTCCCAAAAACAGGGGCGGCATATCAGATCAGCTCAAACCCCTAAACAATCGCAAATGTgtgtcatttttgtttttagattaagATTTAGTCCTACTGGTGGCATTGCAAGGAAATCTTTCAGGTATTGGATTTTTTATTTCTGTGAAAAGTCCCTTATTCTTACCTGTGAGATGAGCGGAATAATGGTCTTTCCTGCATGACCTCCAATCACTGGTACATTGACACGTGCTGGGTCAAGGCCCTGCAATATGAAACACCAAACAGTCAGCCATCTTGCCTTGCCACTCATTATGCAATAATCAATGAGTGGatactagctggctagcattaacTTAAGGGGGGAAAAATAACTACTTTAAAAATGTTATGCAGTTGGATCATGGTGACAACCAAATATTTAAGTGGAGACATTCCCTACAACATAAGCCTATTACAATACAAACGTTGTATAGAATGCACCCAAGCACATGTAGAGCCTTGCTCTGAGCAAACTACAAAGTTGGCAACTCCAACTCTAGGTGtgaatgtttttgctttgtcactcaGATGATTGTGGAAGAGTAGATAACCACTATCTGTAAGATACAAACATAAGCTTTGTTCCGTTCAGGGTGATACGCCCATGAACTTTGAGATCACTCCTGTGTGTCAAAGGTATAGAGGGTGAGTATAGGGCGCATTAGGAATGTTTGAGGTCCTCAATCCTCTGTAGCTTAAAGATGGCTTACTTTCAGCTCAGCGACAAATGCGTTGGCTCTGACGATATCCAATGTTGTGACGCCAAACACTCTGTTGGGGTTGTAGACACCATACTTTTTCATCACCTCTGATGTGATGGGAATAGTAGAGTTGACCTATGGATGAAACAAAACTGTCAGCTATTTCAAACTACATGTTACTATCACTGGCATTTAGCTTCTGATGTACACTAAACAGCCATTACACAATCAATGGAATATTTAAGCATTTATTGTTGAACAAGATCTTGTATCATTAAAGATTGTGGTGACTGAAGCACCAAAACAAATCAGTGACCTAAACAGYGCTGGCGTGGAAAATAAATTGCCTTTCAAATTAAGCCCATTCCTGAAAGTCAGTGCTACCTTCTCTTTGGCAACAAAAAATGGCTTTTCTCCAACACCAAGGTATCCGACTGTATAGACGTCTGAGCTGCTTTAGAGTAATGCGAGTCGCCAGGAGCTTGAGTTAATTCTGGAGAAGAGGTAGTGATGTACTCACAGGGTTGGCGATGATGCAGATCATGGCTTCGGGGCAGTTGCGGGCAACAGCATCAGCCAGAGTGGCCACGATGGTGGCATTAGTGTTGAACAGATCATCACGGGTCATGCCTGGAAGAAATATATTTTATGCACTTCCAATTGAAAGAAAGCATGATGTTCTTCATTATGAATCCCTTTGTCAACTTGGGTAAACTTACCAGGTTTTCTTGGGACACCAGCGGGGATGACAACGACATCGCAGCCTTTCAGTGCAGCGTCCAACTGGTCTGGACCCATGTAACCTAGTGAAGGAATCATCATAGTTAAATTAGATAAACCAAAGGGACATTTTCACAATCATTTCACTATACAGTATTAAGACTTTAGTAGTGAAGCTGATGTACAGCAGGAAGGTACCAGTGACGTGGGCCCTGGTCTCGATGTGGCTGAGGTCAGCTGCCACTCCAGGTGTGTGTGCAATGTCAAAGAGAGACAGTTCGCCCACCAGAGGACTGTTCTTCAGGAGCAGTGAGAGAGGCTGGCCAATACCGCCGGAAGCACCCAGCACTGCCACCTTGGCATTGttctgagggggagaggagacaatTTCACTGACTATCTAATATGGCTGTCCCctacaaaaaaaatattggtcCACCGAGAGTTTGTTGTCGATTGGTCgaaattttaaaacatgtatttttccatatatagacacaccctatgtttgaataaaatcaactatatgtaggctactgagcttgtctgatgctttaagcgctGCGATTAAAAATGAAGACTCAAATTactaaagagggagccagagatcaatatagcctaaccagaagaaaaaaacatgtatgcCCATCCTCCTCCCGCTGCTGGCCTTCGCAGCCGttatgctcctgaagttgccggtaataggctacaccagctaTCGGAAACCTTTTTTatttggagtgccaagttatcataccatttctactgatctgcgtgccagttaggATTTTCacatgcacattttcatggaacagtttcatttaatttataataaagtcttcatatctcaaaatcaatgaCGTGGTTAATACAAATTATATTTAAATGATATCAATCTA
Coding sequences within it:
- the LOC111950629 gene encoding malate dehydrogenase, mitochondrial, which codes for MFSRIARPTICIATRSLSTSSQNNAKVAVLGASGGIGQPLSLLLKNSPLVGELSLFDIAHTPGVAADLSHIETRAHVTGYMGPDQLDAALKGCDVVVIPAGVPRKPGMTRDDLFNTNATIVATLADAVARNCPEAMICIIANPVNSTIPITSEVMKKYGVYNPNRVFGVTTLDIVRANAFVAELKGLDPARVNVPVIGGHAGKTIIPLISQATPKVXFPADQLSALTARIQDAGTEVVKAKAGAGSATLSMAYAGARFTFSVLDAMNGKDGVVECAYVRSEETECKYFSTPLLLGKHGIEKNLGLGKLSAFEENLVADAISELKGSIKKGEDFVANMK